One genomic region from Salvia hispanica cultivar TCC Black 2014 chromosome 2, UniMelb_Shisp_WGS_1.0, whole genome shotgun sequence encodes:
- the LOC125203998 gene encoding ATP-dependent DNA helicase SRS2-like protein At4g25120 isoform X2: MNNKENAVAAPTGGELSAEQRTRISQNFRAAKARLSRKRPFSDLAAASDSPFSIQAYGDERKAKSLAVADEIKRHPLSMICSNISTPIAPKGGMLSKKSDGARNGLSCEMFLTPVVKAERSQRLASSNAYSSKAGLNGEGFDVQKVGHSLKDGSILSPCSTPLRQPDRSYECNSSSESCFIREPDLPDKDVSISTSHLLDDDFDESFFEQIDALCEQKLSDNPEKDSAMEKLEADFVIKGCKDDISTTDVNVTSEILKSEEISSSAGGQSSGVIELDKSASKLTNNMPEEYMTYIQSLNDRQQEAACSDISIPLVIVAGPGSGKTSTMVGRVLVLLSEGISPSNILAMTFTTAAAAEMRGRIGAIAGKGAAKELTISTFHSFSLQLCRLHAEKLGRTPEFLIYGHGQQRKAIIEAVRLLEDEKRRDNPELCKLTELSDINSPKNFKDKSKKWLKFVTQAKAAGRSPEDFHKIGDETGATILRNYEDILKSCNALDYHDFISCSVKLFTDFPEVLVECQETWKAIVIDEFQDTSAMQYSLLRILGSHKRITIVGDEDQSIFSFNGADVYGFDSFRKDFPIYKEVRLNKNYRSTRCIVEAASCLIRNNIKRCNSNEVQTANSSGSKITIKECCNEEAQCAFVVDKILEAGSDGSSAKCSYGNIAVLYRRQVTGKIFQTAFRNRKIPFNVHGVAFYRKKVIRAIIAMLSTAFPGCDDGPCRRAFKALLPFDKEEKKKVIEHVDKISARRKCSFTSVAREIFRSKISGTFKRSQLTQGRKVLDTLDMISKLVLREQSISAVITFVANMIPQKYLLEQRAVCDVDGGKLLNEDNDVRPVLQYLLDDVSLFLTTIHNAEELGNCSATQGKGCMSTLKAFLDYISGRESENFQSRKHDNEDSVTLTTIHQSKGLEWDTVFIVKANEAEIPLLHEYNGILNENDVSVEEERRLLYVAMTRARKNLILLYVIMDSNWQVIQPSRFLREIPRHLLQNQEEPLSVSSEMIQCPTEQGAAQTETPDNNTKHRSVDNLLNEICNETTALQQSDNSNFLKRFSPENRAAVSHLFHQWAKKPAFHDPKRLLTKVSFVIDERLRTKKCANKDVLRELKSCLTSDEAHHYAVSVLSWLQIPPDKRAHLMREKQEHFQKLRIESAMSSSVPSSKQIAYLQSLGCTIVPTSRLHASRLIEEYKSL, encoded by the exons ATGAACAACAAAGAGAATGCGGTGGCTGCTCCAACCGGCGGGGAGTTATCAGCGGAGCAGCGCACTCGAATTTCCCAAAATTTCCGAGCCGCCAAGGCGCGCCTCTCTCGCAAACGCCCGTTCTCTGACCTTGCCGCCGCCTCCGATTCTCCATTCAGCATCCAGGC GTATGGAGATGAGAGAAAAGCCAAAAGTTTAGCTGTAGCTGATGAGATTAAGAGGCATCCTCTATCCATGATATGTTCTAACATATCAACCCCAATAGCACCGAAGGGTGGCATGTTGTCGAAGAAGAGCGATGGTGCAAGAAATGGGTTATCCTGTGAGATGTTTCTAACTCCTGTTGTCAAAGCTGAACGCTCCCAGAGACTAGCTTCGAGTAATGCATATTCCTCTAAAGCTGGTTTAAATGGTGAAGGTTTTGATGTACAGAAAGTTGGTCATTCTTTGAAGGATGGATCGATTTTAAGCCCGTGCTCTACTCCATTGAGGCAGCCAGATAGATCATATGAATGCAACTCGAGTTCAGAGAGTTGCTTCATAAGAGAACCAGATTTACCTGACAAGGATGTCTCCATCTCCACATCTCATCTACTTGATGATGATTTTGACGAGTCATTTTTTGAACAAATCGATGCTCTGTGCGAACAAAAATTGTCTGATAATCCCGAAAAGGATTCTGCAATGGAGAAACTGGAAGCTGACTTTGTTATCAAGGGCTGCAAGGATGATATATCCACAACAGATGTCAACGTTACAAGTGAGATTTTAAAATCTGAAGAAATTTCCAGTTCGGCCGGTGGGCAATCATCTGGAGTCATAGAATTGGATAAATCAGCAAGTAAACTGACCAATAATATGCCTGAGGAGTATATGACGTATATCCAGTCTCTTAACGATAGGCAGCAGGAAGCAGCATGTAGTGACATCTCAATTCCATTGGTCATTGTTGCTGGACCAGGAAGCGGCAAG ACATCTACTATGGTTGGACGTGTTCTGGTGCTTCTATCTGAG GGCATCAGTCCATCCAACATTCTGGCAATGACATTCACTACAGCTGCTGCTGCAGAAATGCGTGGGAGGATAGGAGCAATTGCTGGAAAGGGAGCTGCAAAAGAGCTCACTATCAGCACTTTCCATTCATTTTCTTTGCAACTTTGTCGCTTGCATGCGGAGAA GTTAGGTCGAACCCCTGAGTTTCTAATATATGGGCATGGACAACAGAGAAAAGCTATCATAGAAGCTGTCCGCTTGTTGGAGGACGAGAAGAGAAGGGACAATCCCGAGCTTTGCAAGCTTACTGAGTTGTCTGatattaattctccaaaaaaTTTTAAGGACAAGTCAAAGAAATGGCTCAAGTTTGTAACTCAG GCCAAAGCCGCTGGAAGATCACCTGAagattttcataaaattggTGATGAGACTGGA GCAACTATTCTTCGGAATTATGAGGACATTCTAAAATCTTGTAATGCACTAGATTATCATGATTTTATCAGCTGTTCTGTGAAGCTGTTCACTGACTTTCCAGAAG TACTCGTGGAATGTCAAGAAACATGGAAAGCGATTGTGATTGATGAGTTTCAGGACACAAGTGCTATGCAATATAGCTTGCTTCGAATTCTTGGATCCCACAAACGTATAACAATTGTTGGTGATGAAGACCAG TCAATTTTCAGTTTCAACGGTGCTGATGTATATGGTTTTGATTCATTTAGAAAAGATTTTCCAATTTACAAAGAG gtaagattaaataaaaattataggtCCACACGATGTATCGTGGAAGCTGCATCATGTcttattagaaataatataaaacgGTGCAATTCAAATGAAGTTCAAACAGCAAATTCCTCTGGATCAAAG ATAACTATTAAGGAGTGTTGCAATGAAGAGGCACAGTGTGCTTTTGTGGTTGACAAAATATTGGAAGCTGGATCAGATGGTTCATCTGCTAAATGCTCCTATGGTAATATTGCTGTTCTCTACCGGAGGCAG GTGACAGGGAAAATATTCCAAACTGCATTTCGCAATAGAAAAATTCCATTTAACGTCCACGGCGTAGCTTTTTATCGCAAAAAG GTAATCCGGGCCATTATTGCCATGTTGAGTACTGCATTTCCTGGCTGTGATGATGGACCATGTCGTCGAGCATTTAAGGCCTTACTTCCTTTCGATAAGgaggagaaaaaaaag GTAATTGAACACGTTGACAAGATTTCAGCAAGAAGGAAATGCAGTTTTACTTCAGTAGCACGTGAAATATTTAGATCAAAAATATCGGGAACATTTAAGAG GAGTCAACTCACACAAGGGCGTAAGGTGTTGGACACTTTGGACATGATATCAAAGCTTGTTTTAAGG GAACAGTCAATTTCTGCTGTTATCACTTTTGTAGCAAACATGATACCTCAG AAATACCTTCTTGAACAGCGAGCAGTGTGTGATGTTGATGGAGGCAAGTTGCTGAATGAAGATAATGATGTTCGACCG GTGTTACAGTATCTTCTAGATGATGTGTCCTTGTTTTTGACAACAATACACAATGCTGAAGAATTGGGTAACTGTAGTGCCACACAGGGGAAAGGTTGCATGAGCACACTAAAAGCTTTTCTTGACTATATCTCTGGTCGGGAGagtgaaaattttcaatcaagAAAGCATGATAATGAAGACTCTGTAACCCTAACTACAATCCATCAG TCAAAAGGTTTGGAGTGGGACACAGTTTTTATTGTAAAG GCAAATGAGGCTGAGATTCCCTTGTTGCATGAGTATAATGGAATTCTAAATGAGAATGATGTCTCGGTTGAg GAAGAAAGGCGCTTGTTATATGTAGCAATGACTCGGGCGCGCAAAAATCTTATCCTACTCTATGTCATCATGGATTCTAATTGGCAG GTCATTCAGCCATCACGATTCCTTAGAGAAATTCCACGCCACCTGCTACAGAACCAG GAAGAGCCACTTTCCGTGAGTTCAGAGATGATTCAGTGCCCAACTGAGCAAGGAGCTGCGCAGACAGAAACCCCCGACAACAATACAAAACACCGTTCTGTTGACAATTTATTGAATGAAATATGCAATGAGACTACTGCTCTGCAACAAAGTGATAatagtaactttttaaaaag GTTTAGTCCAGAGAACCGAGCTGCTGTTTCTCATTTATTCCATCAGTGGGCGAAGAAGCCTGCGTTTCATGATCCCAAGAGATTACTCACCAAG GTTTCTTTTGTCATTGATGAACGCCTGCgaacaaaaaaatgtgcaaaCAAG gATGTTTTGCGTGAGTTGAAGTCCTGTTTAACATCTGATGAGGCTCATCACTATGCTGTATCG GTTCTGTCATGGCTGCAAATACCTCCTGATAAGCGTGCTCATTTGATGAGAGAAAAACAG GAACACTTTCAGAAACTGAGAATTGAGAGCGCCATGAGTTCATCCGTACCAAGTTCTAAACAG ATTGCCTATTTACAAAGCCTTGGATGCACAATAGTGCCGACATCCCGCCTTCATGCATCTCGTTTGATCGAGGAATATAAATCATTATGA
- the LOC125203998 gene encoding ATP-dependent DNA helicase SRS2-like protein At4g25120 isoform X1: protein MNNKENAVAAPTGGELSAEQRTRISQNFRAAKARLSRKRPFSDLAAASDSPFSIQAYGDERKAKSLAVADEIKRHPLSMICSNISTPIAPKGGMLSKKSDGARNGLSCEMFLTPVVKAERSQRLASSNAYSSKAGLNGEGFDVQKVGHSLKDGSILSPCSTPLRQPDRSYECNSSSESCFIREPDLPDKDVSISTSHLLDDDFDESFFEQIDALCEQKLSDNPEKDSAMEKLEADFVIKGCKDDISTTDVNVTSEILKSEEISSSAGGQSSGVIELDKSASKLTNNMPEEYMTYIQSLNDRQQEAACSDISIPLVIVAGPGSGKTSTMVGRVLVLLSEGISPSNILAMTFTTAAAAEMRGRIGAIAGKGAAKELTISTFHSFSLQLCRLHAEKLGRTPEFLIYGHGQQRKAIIEAVRLLEDEKRRDNPELCKLTELSDINSPKNFKDKSKKWLKFVTQAKAAGRSPEDFHKIGDETGATILRNYEDILKSCNALDYHDFISCSVKLFTDFPEVLVECQETWKAIVIDEFQDTSAMQYSLLRILGSHKRITIVGDEDQSIFSFNGADVYGFDSFRKDFPIYKEVRLNKNYRSTRCIVEAASCLIRNNIKRCNSNEVQTANSSGSKITIKECCNEEAQCAFVVDKILEAGSDGSSAKCSYGNIAVLYRRQVTGKIFQTAFRNRKIPFNVHGVAFYRKKVIRAIIAMLSTAFPGCDDGPCRRAFKALLPFDKEEKKKVIEHVDKISARRKCSFTSVAREIFRSKISGTFKRSQLTQGRKVLDTLDMISKLVLREQSISAVITFVANMIPQKYLLEQRAVCDVDGGKLLNEDNDVRPVLQYLLDDVSLFLTTIHNAEELGNCSATQGKGCMSTLKAFLDYISGRESENFQSRKHDNEDSVTLTTIHQSKGLEWDTVFIVKANEAEIPLLHEYNGILNENDVSVEEERRLLYVAMTRARKNLILLYVIMDSNWQVIQPSRFLREIPRHLLQNQEEPLSVSSEMIQCPTEQGAAQTETPDNNTKHRSVDNLLNEICNETTALQQSDNSNFLKRFSPENRAAVSHLFHQWAKKPAFHDPKRLLTKVSFVIDERLRTKKCANKVVDVLRELKSCLTSDEAHHYAVSVLSWLQIPPDKRAHLMREKQEHFQKLRIESAMSSSVPSSKQIAYLQSLGCTIVPTSRLHASRLIEEYKSL from the exons ATGAACAACAAAGAGAATGCGGTGGCTGCTCCAACCGGCGGGGAGTTATCAGCGGAGCAGCGCACTCGAATTTCCCAAAATTTCCGAGCCGCCAAGGCGCGCCTCTCTCGCAAACGCCCGTTCTCTGACCTTGCCGCCGCCTCCGATTCTCCATTCAGCATCCAGGC GTATGGAGATGAGAGAAAAGCCAAAAGTTTAGCTGTAGCTGATGAGATTAAGAGGCATCCTCTATCCATGATATGTTCTAACATATCAACCCCAATAGCACCGAAGGGTGGCATGTTGTCGAAGAAGAGCGATGGTGCAAGAAATGGGTTATCCTGTGAGATGTTTCTAACTCCTGTTGTCAAAGCTGAACGCTCCCAGAGACTAGCTTCGAGTAATGCATATTCCTCTAAAGCTGGTTTAAATGGTGAAGGTTTTGATGTACAGAAAGTTGGTCATTCTTTGAAGGATGGATCGATTTTAAGCCCGTGCTCTACTCCATTGAGGCAGCCAGATAGATCATATGAATGCAACTCGAGTTCAGAGAGTTGCTTCATAAGAGAACCAGATTTACCTGACAAGGATGTCTCCATCTCCACATCTCATCTACTTGATGATGATTTTGACGAGTCATTTTTTGAACAAATCGATGCTCTGTGCGAACAAAAATTGTCTGATAATCCCGAAAAGGATTCTGCAATGGAGAAACTGGAAGCTGACTTTGTTATCAAGGGCTGCAAGGATGATATATCCACAACAGATGTCAACGTTACAAGTGAGATTTTAAAATCTGAAGAAATTTCCAGTTCGGCCGGTGGGCAATCATCTGGAGTCATAGAATTGGATAAATCAGCAAGTAAACTGACCAATAATATGCCTGAGGAGTATATGACGTATATCCAGTCTCTTAACGATAGGCAGCAGGAAGCAGCATGTAGTGACATCTCAATTCCATTGGTCATTGTTGCTGGACCAGGAAGCGGCAAG ACATCTACTATGGTTGGACGTGTTCTGGTGCTTCTATCTGAG GGCATCAGTCCATCCAACATTCTGGCAATGACATTCACTACAGCTGCTGCTGCAGAAATGCGTGGGAGGATAGGAGCAATTGCTGGAAAGGGAGCTGCAAAAGAGCTCACTATCAGCACTTTCCATTCATTTTCTTTGCAACTTTGTCGCTTGCATGCGGAGAA GTTAGGTCGAACCCCTGAGTTTCTAATATATGGGCATGGACAACAGAGAAAAGCTATCATAGAAGCTGTCCGCTTGTTGGAGGACGAGAAGAGAAGGGACAATCCCGAGCTTTGCAAGCTTACTGAGTTGTCTGatattaattctccaaaaaaTTTTAAGGACAAGTCAAAGAAATGGCTCAAGTTTGTAACTCAG GCCAAAGCCGCTGGAAGATCACCTGAagattttcataaaattggTGATGAGACTGGA GCAACTATTCTTCGGAATTATGAGGACATTCTAAAATCTTGTAATGCACTAGATTATCATGATTTTATCAGCTGTTCTGTGAAGCTGTTCACTGACTTTCCAGAAG TACTCGTGGAATGTCAAGAAACATGGAAAGCGATTGTGATTGATGAGTTTCAGGACACAAGTGCTATGCAATATAGCTTGCTTCGAATTCTTGGATCCCACAAACGTATAACAATTGTTGGTGATGAAGACCAG TCAATTTTCAGTTTCAACGGTGCTGATGTATATGGTTTTGATTCATTTAGAAAAGATTTTCCAATTTACAAAGAG gtaagattaaataaaaattataggtCCACACGATGTATCGTGGAAGCTGCATCATGTcttattagaaataatataaaacgGTGCAATTCAAATGAAGTTCAAACAGCAAATTCCTCTGGATCAAAG ATAACTATTAAGGAGTGTTGCAATGAAGAGGCACAGTGTGCTTTTGTGGTTGACAAAATATTGGAAGCTGGATCAGATGGTTCATCTGCTAAATGCTCCTATGGTAATATTGCTGTTCTCTACCGGAGGCAG GTGACAGGGAAAATATTCCAAACTGCATTTCGCAATAGAAAAATTCCATTTAACGTCCACGGCGTAGCTTTTTATCGCAAAAAG GTAATCCGGGCCATTATTGCCATGTTGAGTACTGCATTTCCTGGCTGTGATGATGGACCATGTCGTCGAGCATTTAAGGCCTTACTTCCTTTCGATAAGgaggagaaaaaaaag GTAATTGAACACGTTGACAAGATTTCAGCAAGAAGGAAATGCAGTTTTACTTCAGTAGCACGTGAAATATTTAGATCAAAAATATCGGGAACATTTAAGAG GAGTCAACTCACACAAGGGCGTAAGGTGTTGGACACTTTGGACATGATATCAAAGCTTGTTTTAAGG GAACAGTCAATTTCTGCTGTTATCACTTTTGTAGCAAACATGATACCTCAG AAATACCTTCTTGAACAGCGAGCAGTGTGTGATGTTGATGGAGGCAAGTTGCTGAATGAAGATAATGATGTTCGACCG GTGTTACAGTATCTTCTAGATGATGTGTCCTTGTTTTTGACAACAATACACAATGCTGAAGAATTGGGTAACTGTAGTGCCACACAGGGGAAAGGTTGCATGAGCACACTAAAAGCTTTTCTTGACTATATCTCTGGTCGGGAGagtgaaaattttcaatcaagAAAGCATGATAATGAAGACTCTGTAACCCTAACTACAATCCATCAG TCAAAAGGTTTGGAGTGGGACACAGTTTTTATTGTAAAG GCAAATGAGGCTGAGATTCCCTTGTTGCATGAGTATAATGGAATTCTAAATGAGAATGATGTCTCGGTTGAg GAAGAAAGGCGCTTGTTATATGTAGCAATGACTCGGGCGCGCAAAAATCTTATCCTACTCTATGTCATCATGGATTCTAATTGGCAG GTCATTCAGCCATCACGATTCCTTAGAGAAATTCCACGCCACCTGCTACAGAACCAG GAAGAGCCACTTTCCGTGAGTTCAGAGATGATTCAGTGCCCAACTGAGCAAGGAGCTGCGCAGACAGAAACCCCCGACAACAATACAAAACACCGTTCTGTTGACAATTTATTGAATGAAATATGCAATGAGACTACTGCTCTGCAACAAAGTGATAatagtaactttttaaaaag GTTTAGTCCAGAGAACCGAGCTGCTGTTTCTCATTTATTCCATCAGTGGGCGAAGAAGCCTGCGTTTCATGATCCCAAGAGATTACTCACCAAG GTTTCTTTTGTCATTGATGAACGCCTGCgaacaaaaaaatgtgcaaaCAAGGTTGTG gATGTTTTGCGTGAGTTGAAGTCCTGTTTAACATCTGATGAGGCTCATCACTATGCTGTATCG GTTCTGTCATGGCTGCAAATACCTCCTGATAAGCGTGCTCATTTGATGAGAGAAAAACAG GAACACTTTCAGAAACTGAGAATTGAGAGCGCCATGAGTTCATCCGTACCAAGTTCTAAACAG ATTGCCTATTTACAAAGCCTTGGATGCACAATAGTGCCGACATCCCGCCTTCATGCATCTCGTTTGATCGAGGAATATAAATCATTATGA
- the LOC125208174 gene encoding ethylene-responsive transcription factor ESR2-like isoform X1, with amino-acid sequence MEEAMRRLNGSDPDPILLPSSAPKRRPTNKPSPSPSPAGGIRYRGVRRRPWGRYAAEIRDPQSKERRWLGTFDTAEEAACAYDCAARSMRGVKARTNFLYPTSPIHPGAADNIISPFHFSKSPHPPPSILPFPNPNFDLNGSHNMLLIRDYLNTSNSIYSDACSFNRPSNHHNMPHHNSTSHPSTAFKRNSAQFQEEVIHGFFPKVKAEPPSPVINEAEAKNGFVGFPVDSQFGGFNSGSNHFFGGQASSSGIFGDIFHYQEALSLVAERLPSASN; translated from the exons ATGGAAGAAGCCATGAGAAGGCTCAACGGCTCCGACCCCGACCCAATCCTCCTCCCCTCCTCCGCCCCAAAGCGCCGCCCCACCAACAAGCcctccccctccccctcccccgCCGGCGGTATCAGGTACCGCGGCGTCCGTCGCCGCCCCTGGGGCCGGTACGCCGCCGAGATCCGCGACCCTCAGTCGAAGGAGCGGCGCTGGCTCGGCACCTTCGACACCGCCGAGGAGGCCGCCTGCGCCTACGACTGCGCCGCCCGGTCCATGCGCGGCGTCAAGGCCCGCACCAACTTCCTCTACCCCACCTCTCCCATCCACCCCGGCGCCGCGGATAATATCATCTCTCCCTTCCACTTTTCCAAATCACCTCACCCTCCTCCCTCCATTCTCCCCTtcccaaaccctaattttgatCTCAACGGAAGCCACAACATGCTTCTCATCCGCGACTACCTCAACACCTCCAATTCCATATATTCCGATGCTTGCTCCTTCAATCGCCCTTCAAACCACCACAACATGCCTCATCACAATTCGACCTCTCACCCCTCCACCGCCTTCAAGCGCAACTCTGCTCAATTTCAAG AAGAAGTTATACACGGCTTCTTCCCCAAAGTCAAGGCGGAGCCGCCATCTCCGGTTATCAATGAAGCTGAAGCAAAAAATGGGTTTGTAGGGTTTCCGGTTGATTCACAATTCGGGGGTTTCAACTCTGGCAGCAACCATTTTTTCGGAGGCCAAGCGAGTTCGAGTGGGATATTTGGGGATATTTTTCACTACCAAGAAGCTCTAAGTCTGGTTGCAGAGAGACTGCCTAGTGCTTCAAACTAA
- the LOC125208174 gene encoding ethylene-responsive transcription factor ESR2-like isoform X2, with translation MEEAMRRLNGSDPDPILLPSSAPKRRPTNKPSPSPSPAGGIRYRGVRRRPWGRYAAEIRDPQSKERRWLGTFDTAEEAACAYDCAARSMRGVKARTNFLYPTSPIHPGAADNIISPFHFSKSPHPPPSILPFPNPNFDLNGSHNMLLIRDYLNTSNSIYSDACSFNRPSNHHNMPHHNSTSHPSTAFKRNSAQFQEVIHGFFPKVKAEPPSPVINEAEAKNGFVGFPVDSQFGGFNSGSNHFFGGQASSSGIFGDIFHYQEALSLVAERLPSASN, from the exons ATGGAAGAAGCCATGAGAAGGCTCAACGGCTCCGACCCCGACCCAATCCTCCTCCCCTCCTCCGCCCCAAAGCGCCGCCCCACCAACAAGCcctccccctccccctcccccgCCGGCGGTATCAGGTACCGCGGCGTCCGTCGCCGCCCCTGGGGCCGGTACGCCGCCGAGATCCGCGACCCTCAGTCGAAGGAGCGGCGCTGGCTCGGCACCTTCGACACCGCCGAGGAGGCCGCCTGCGCCTACGACTGCGCCGCCCGGTCCATGCGCGGCGTCAAGGCCCGCACCAACTTCCTCTACCCCACCTCTCCCATCCACCCCGGCGCCGCGGATAATATCATCTCTCCCTTCCACTTTTCCAAATCACCTCACCCTCCTCCCTCCATTCTCCCCTtcccaaaccctaattttgatCTCAACGGAAGCCACAACATGCTTCTCATCCGCGACTACCTCAACACCTCCAATTCCATATATTCCGATGCTTGCTCCTTCAATCGCCCTTCAAACCACCACAACATGCCTCATCACAATTCGACCTCTCACCCCTCCACCGCCTTCAAGCGCAACTCTGCTCAATTTCAAG AAGTTATACACGGCTTCTTCCCCAAAGTCAAGGCGGAGCCGCCATCTCCGGTTATCAATGAAGCTGAAGCAAAAAATGGGTTTGTAGGGTTTCCGGTTGATTCACAATTCGGGGGTTTCAACTCTGGCAGCAACCATTTTTTCGGAGGCCAAGCGAGTTCGAGTGGGATATTTGGGGATATTTTTCACTACCAAGAAGCTCTAAGTCTGGTTGCAGAGAGACTGCCTAGTGCTTCAAACTAA
- the LOC125208174 gene encoding ethylene-responsive transcription factor ESR2-like isoform X3, giving the protein MEEAMRRLNGSDPDPILLPSSAPKRRPTNKPSPSPSPAGGIRYRGVRRRPWGRYAAEIRDPQSKERRWLGTFDTAEEAACAYDCAARSMRGVKARTNFLYPTSPIHPGAADNIISPFHFSKSPHPPPSILPFPNPNFDLNGSHNMLLIRDYLNTSNSIYSDACSFNRPSNHHNMPHHNSTSHPSTAFKRNSAQFQGFPVDSQFGGFNSGSNHFFGGQASSSGIFGDIFHYQEALSLVAERLPSASN; this is encoded by the exons ATGGAAGAAGCCATGAGAAGGCTCAACGGCTCCGACCCCGACCCAATCCTCCTCCCCTCCTCCGCCCCAAAGCGCCGCCCCACCAACAAGCcctccccctccccctcccccgCCGGCGGTATCAGGTACCGCGGCGTCCGTCGCCGCCCCTGGGGCCGGTACGCCGCCGAGATCCGCGACCCTCAGTCGAAGGAGCGGCGCTGGCTCGGCACCTTCGACACCGCCGAGGAGGCCGCCTGCGCCTACGACTGCGCCGCCCGGTCCATGCGCGGCGTCAAGGCCCGCACCAACTTCCTCTACCCCACCTCTCCCATCCACCCCGGCGCCGCGGATAATATCATCTCTCCCTTCCACTTTTCCAAATCACCTCACCCTCCTCCCTCCATTCTCCCCTtcccaaaccctaattttgatCTCAACGGAAGCCACAACATGCTTCTCATCCGCGACTACCTCAACACCTCCAATTCCATATATTCCGATGCTTGCTCCTTCAATCGCCCTTCAAACCACCACAACATGCCTCATCACAATTCGACCTCTCACCCCTCCACCGCCTTCAAGCGCAACTCTGCTCAATTTCAAG GGTTTCCGGTTGATTCACAATTCGGGGGTTTCAACTCTGGCAGCAACCATTTTTTCGGAGGCCAAGCGAGTTCGAGTGGGATATTTGGGGATATTTTTCACTACCAAGAAGCTCTAAGTCTGGTTGCAGAGAGACTGCCTAGTGCTTCAAACTAA